Genomic segment of Paraburkholderia agricolaris:
GTAGAGAACGCCATCGCCGTGTATTCGTCCGAGCTTGACCACAGCGCGGGCGGCGTCGAACCGGAAGTCCTGCTCGAGAGTCGGATCCATAAAGGCCGGGAGCGTCTCGACGCGGCATTGGAAGCCTTGGCGCTGCTGGTAGAAAAGGTAAAACCACCCAAGGGCGAGCTGGAATACATCCACTACTTCTGTGGAAACACCGAGATCGCGGACGACTTGAAAGCCCGCGAACCGCAGCGGGTCGCCTTTTATACCGGCGCGGTCGGCTTGCTCCGCGCCTATGCCTGTATTGCCGATGAGCTCGACGAAGCCGGCTACAGTACCGCGCAACAGGCGTTGATCCGGCAGAAACTGGAGCAGTACGTGAAGCTGCGCGAGACGATCCGCCTCGCGAGCGGCGAGACGCTGGATCTCAAGCCGTATGAGGCGGACATGCGCCACCTGATTGACACGTACATCCAAGCCAGTGAGCCGCGCAAGATTTCCGAATTTGAGAATATCGGCTTGCTTGACCTGATCGTGAAGACTGGCATTGCCGATGCAATCGCGAAGAAGCTCAGTGAGATTAAAGATCGGCAGTCAGTTGCCGAGACCATTGAGAACAACGTCCGCAGCAAGATCGTCAAGGATCACCTGACCGATCCGGCGTACTTTGCAAAGATGTCCGCGCTGCTGGATGAGATCATCAAGAAGCGCAAGGAAAAGGCCGTCGACTACGAGGAATATCTGAAGCAGATGGCCGATCTGGCGACGAAGGTGCACAACGGCAAGGCTGGCGATACTCCGGCGGCATTGGATACTCCCGGCAAGCGGGCACTGTTCAATAATCTGAAAATTGCCAACGGCCGTACACCGGAACAGGCGCTGGCGCTTTCGCTCGAATTGGATGCGGCCGTCAGGCGTGTGCGTCCCGACGGCTGGCGTGGCGTGTTGCCTCGTGAGAACGTCATCAAGCAGGCGCTTTGGGACGTCTTGAAGGAAGATGGCGAGGTCGAGCGCATATTCCTGATCATCGAAACCCAGTGGCAGGAGTATTGAGCGTGGAGCTATGCAGTAGCATTGACTTGGGCGACATGCAAGTCGATGTGGTGAGGAAGGACATCAAGCATGTCCATCTGAGCGTGTATCCGCCAGATGGTCGTGTCCGTATTTCCGCCCCCCTGCACATGGCGCCCGACATCATCCGGGTGTATGCCATTACCCGGCTGGACTGGATCAGGCGACAGCAACGCAAGCTGCTTGCTCAGGAACGGGAGACGCCCCGTGAATATCTGGACCGAGAGAGCCATTACGTCTGGGGCAAGCGTTACCTGTTGCGTATAGTCGAAACCGATGCGGCACCGACGGTGAAGCTGAAGCATTCCACGCTCGAACTCGGTCTGCGTCCTAGCAGTGACGTCAACAAACGCCGTGACGCGCTTGATGCATG
This window contains:
- a CDS encoding M48 family metallopeptidase; the protein is MQVDVVRKDIKHVHLSVYPPDGRVRISAPLHMAPDIIRVYAITRLDWIRRQQRKLLAQERETPREYLDRESHYVWGKRYLLRIVETDAAPTVKLKHSTLELGLRPSSDVNKRRDALDAWYRAQLRAAVLPLLGKWEPVLGVKAQHILIQHMKTKWGSCNPVSGNIRLNTDLALKPSECLEYILVHELLHLIEPTHNAQFQSLMDRFMPQWRQVRDQLNRLPVRHEKWGY